The sequence CGCCGCCGACGTAGCCGGGCCGGGAGTCGAGGGACGTCAGCGCGGCCGCGCCGCCTTCCCCGGCGAGGTCGTAGCGGTAGAGGCGAGTCCGGCCCTTGTCGAACTGGGCGATCAGCAGCGCCTCGGCGCCGGGATACCAGTCGCCGGTCAGCTCGCCTGGCAGGTCGATGTCGAGTTCGGTCTCCGTGTCGGACTCGACGTCCCAGATCAGCAGTTCCTCGCGGTCGTGGCGCTCGTGCTGCACCAGCAGCCGTGCATCGCCCTTCCTCGGCGAGAACGCGAGCGCGGTGAGCCCCTTGCCCTCGCCGTCCCACTTCTCCGCCACGACGCCGAAGCCGTCGCAGGCCAGGACGCGGAGCGCGGGGTGACGGGAATCGCCGTGCTCGGAGTGCCCGATCGCCACCAGCCGCTCGTCACGCGACAGCGCGGCGACCTCGGCGTCGTGCTCGCTCGCGTAGAACCGCTCTGTCACACCATCCCGGTGCAGGTAGAGGGCACTGCCGTCGTCGGAGGACACACCGGCGGCACACAGGCGGTGCCCGATCTCAAGCCCGGCCGGGTAGCCCGCTGGCACGTCCGGCAGCGCCGGTTCCGGCGCCGCGCCCCCGCCGAACGGCTCACGCACCCACGTGCCGAACTCGTCGCCGTCGGTGTCGTCGAACCACCAGATCCACCCGCCGTCGGGCGACAGTTCGCCGTGCACAGTGCCGTTGGGACGGTCGGTGACCTTGCGATGGGTGTCGCGCGCGCGGTCCCAGGCGTAGATCTCCCACACACCGCTCGCGTTCGAGACGTACAGGCTCGCGTCGGGCGCGTCGATCGCCCAGTCCGGCAGCGACACCCGGGCCGCGCTGAACCTGGCCCGCCAGCGGGCCTCCGGTTCAGGTTCTCCGAACAACGTCTCGGGGATTCGGGGGCTCGGATGTTGTGTGCTCACCCCGATGATCCTGCCAGGTCCGTAGGGTTGGCAGCGTGAGTGAGGGGCAGGCGGGCCACGCGAACTTCGTGTTGCCGTTGTTGCGGCCGGGGATGCGCGTGCTCGCCGTCGGCTGCGTGCCCCGGCGCGGTCGTGGTGACGGCAGGCTTGTGGCGAGCCTCGGCACGGCGACACACCCACTGCACGTCGTCGGCCTCGACACCAACGTCGATGGGCTGCGGGCGGCCAGGCGCGCGAGCGAGCTGGCCGCCGTGTCCACCACCGACTTCGCCGCGTCGCGTGCGAGCGAGCTGGCCGTGCGGTCGGAGTCGTTCGACGTGGTCTACGCCCACGCCGTGCTGGACCGGGTGCCCGAGCCGGCGGTGGTGCTCGCCGAGTTCGCCAGGGTGCTGACACCGGGCGGCCTGCTCGCGCTGTCAACGCCTGACTGGGGGCGCACCAGGGTCAAGCCGAGAACCGCCAACGTCGATGCGGCGCTCCGGGGCTGGAGCATGCTGCGCCGTCGCGAGGGTGGAGACCCCGCCGCGGGACGGCACGTGGAGGACTGGGTGCGGCAGGCCGGGTTCCGTGACATCCGGTCGCGCGCCCGCTTCCACGGCGGTGCGGACTACCGGCAGCTGGCCCGGACCATCGAGAGTGAACTCGGTGAGGCCCTGCGCGGTTCCGGTGAGTCCATGGACCCGCAGCTCGCGAGCGCGGCCCGCTCGGCGTGGATGTGGGTTCGTGGCGGGCAGGGCGAGGTCAGCCAGTGCTGGGTGGAGACGGTGGCCGTGCGCTGAAAAAGTACTGCGAACACGAGAAGGGCCCCGCCCGGTTTCCCGGACGGGGCCCTTTCAATGTCGGGGTGGCGGGATTTGAACCCACGACCTCCTCGACCCGAACGAGGCACGCTACCAAGCTGCGCCACACCCCGAAGTCGTCTGGGCATCACCCAGCGGGTCGCCGCCTAGTCTAGCGGACGTTGCTGGCGGCCCGACGGCGGGCCGCGCTTTCCGCCGACGGTGATCGTGACTCCCTCGGGACCAGCGTCAACAGGCTGGCCTCCGGCGGGCAGGCGAACCGGGCAGGCGCGTACGGCGAGGTGCCGAGGCCCGCCGAGACGTGCAGCCACATGTCGGCACCCCAGCGCGAGACACCCCGTGCGCGCGAGCGATCCAGCTCGCAGTTGGTGACGAGCGCACCGATGCCGGGAACGCGCAGCTGCCCGCCGTGAGTGTGGCCAGCGAGCACGAGGTCGTAGCCGTCGGCCGCGAACGAGTCGAGCACCCTCGGCTCCGGCGAGTGAGTCACGCCGAGCCGCAGGACGGCCCCGCGATCGGGCGTGCCAGTGATGTCGGTGTAACGGTCCCGCCGCAGGTGCGGGTCGTCCACACCCGCCGCGAACACCCGCTGCCCAGCAACGGCGAGCGTGCGCCGCACATGCGTGAGGTCGAGCCAGCCGTGCTCGATGAACGCGGCCCTCAGATCCCGCCACGGCAGGTGGGCGCCGTGAACGCGCTTCTTCTTGCCCTTGGGCATGAGGTAGCGCGCGGGGTTCTTGGGTTTCGGCGCGTAGTAGTCGTTGCTGCCGAACACGAACAGTCCCGGCCTCTGCAACAACGGCCCCAGCGCGCGCAGCACGGAGGGAACGGCCTGAGGGTGCGCGAGGTTGTCACCGGTGTTGACCACGAGGTCCGGGTCGAGCCGGTCGAGTTCGGCCACCCACTGTTGCTTCGACTTCTGGTTGGGAAGCATGTGCAGATCGGACACGTGCAGCACCCGAAGGGGGCGGGCACCAGCGGCGAGTACGGGCAGCTCCGCGGTACGGAGTGTCCAGTGTCGTCGTTCGATGCCGACGGCGTAACCGAGGGTCGCGGCGGCCAGTGCCGCCGTCCCCGTCACGAGGCGTTTCATCATCATCCCTGAGGCGACCTGTGTGACCGAGCGTACGCGCGCTGTTGAGCGGTTCGCTGTGCCCCATAAGGGTTGCGGCCACTCTTGCGCCACGCCGGATGCGAAAAATACCTGATTGGGTGACATGTTCAGCGGGTCTGCCAGGTGAACCGTGCCCGGCTCCGCAGGAAGAGGGAGCCGGGCACGGGACAGGCGCCGAGCATGCCGGCGCTGCTACCGGATGTTGGTGTAGGCGGGGTCCGGCTGCGGCAACGGCTCAACGGGCATGCCCTCCATGATCGGCTTCATGGCCCTGAACCAGGTGTGCGCGGGCGTCTTACCACCGAACATGTTGCCGTTGACCGTGGCGTGGACGTTGCCGGCACCGCCGTAGGTCAGGCCGCCGTACGGGATGTCAGGGCGGAACACCATGGCCGCACCGGCGAGCTGCGGGGTCGCGCCGACGAACGCGGCCGAACCCTGGAACTGGGTCGTCCCCGTCTTGCCGATCATCGGGCGGTCCCAGCCCACCGAGGACGCCGCCTGTGCAGCAGTCCCGCCGGTGACGGTGTCCTTGCTCATGCCGACGGCGAGCGTGTTAGCCAACCCCTCCGAAATCACCTGCTCGCAGGCGGGTTCCTTGACCGGGAACGGCCTACCTGCCCTGTCGTTGACCTCAAGCACCGGGGTCGGCGAGCACCAGACGCCGCCGCTCATGATCGTGGCCGCGACGTTCGCCATCTCCAGACCACTGACGGGGCTCGCGCCGAGGGTGAACATGCCCCGGCCCTGCGGCGCCAACTCGTTGGGGCCGTAGAACTCCTTCTGCGCCATCCTGAAGTCGGCCCGGTCGTGGTCGGGGTCCGGCTCGTCCCCGTTCGCAGCACTCGATGCCATCGTCTTGCGCAGGCCGAGTTTCTCGGCCATCTCGACGACGTGGTCCATCCCGGTCATCTCTTCGAGGATGACGAACGTGGTGTTGGGTGACTGTGCCAGCGCGTCCTGCAACGACATCGAGGTGTCGCCGCCATCGCTGGCGTTCTTGACGCAGTAGGTGCGGATGTTGGTGCCGGGGCGCAGCGGGCAATGCTCGCCACCCCAGTTGAACACGGGCGAGACGTGGAAGTTCGGCACCGGAACGGTGTCGTAGATGCCGACCTTCTTCTGCTCAAGCGCCGCTGCCGCGGTGAAGATCTTGAAGCTGGAGCCCGCACCGGTCACGTTGAAGACCTCGTAGGGCAGCCCGTAGACGGTCTGGCCTGCCTCGGCGTCGGTGCCGTAGTCCTTGTTGGCGACGAGTGCGATGACCTCGTGCCGCTCCTTGCCCGGTTTCACCAGCGACAACGTGTTGGCGACGTTCGGCTCTTCCTTGCGGACCTCGGCCTCGGCCGCAGCCTTGGCCTTGAGCGTGGCCTCTCGGTCCATCGTCGTGCGGATGACGTAGCCGCCGGTGTAGAGGTCTTCCTTGTCCATGCCGAGGTCGTCAACGAGGTGATCCTCGACGTACTGGCAGAAGAAGCCGAACTCCGGGTCCGCGCTGACGCAGGTGGACGCAGGCTTGTTCGGACCACCGGGGACGACGCCAAGTGGCTCCTGCTTGATCTCCTCGGCGTCGGCGGGGTCGAGTTTGCGGTTCTCGACCATCTTGTCGAGAACGAAGTTGCGCCGCTCCTTGGCTTTCTCCGGGTTGTTCCACGGGTCGAGCACGGCGGGGTTGTTCACCATGGCGGCGAGCATCGCGGACTGGGGAACGGTGAGTTTGTCGGCCGTGGTGCCGAAATACGCCTGAGCCGCCGCGCCGACGCCGTAGATCTGCCGGGAGAACTCCACGACGTTGAGGTATCCGGTGAGGATTTCCTCCTTCGTCAGCTTCGTCTCCAGTTGAATGGCGATCCTCGCCTCTTTCAGCTTCCTGGCGATCGACGCTTCCTGAGCTTTTTGCTGCCCGAGTTCGTCACCCCGATAGGTGACATTGATCAAATAGTTCTTCACGTACTGCTGCGTCAGCGTGGACGCGCCCTGGGTGTCACCGCCGGACGTGTTGCTGATCGCCGCCCGAAGTGTCCCTTTCCAGTCAACGCCGTGGTGATCGTAGAAACGGCGGTCCTCGACGGAGATGATCGCCCATTTCATGGCGTCGGAGATCTGGTCCGACGTCGTGGGGATGCGGTACTGCTTGTACAGGGTGGCGAAGGGCTTGCCTTCCCGATCCGTCAAGGTCGTGACCAGCGGAGGTGGTTCGTCGGCAAGGTCGGACGACATGGCGTCCACTGTCTCGCTGGCCTGATTGGAGATCACCCCGGCCGCCCCGACGACGGGGAACATAATCCCCGCGACGAGAACCCCGGCGAGTAGGCACAGACCCAGCAGCTTGAACAGACCGCTCCGGATACTCACGCACTCAGGGTACGCACCCCTCCGCGATCACGTCCGACCCGTTCCCTTGATCGAGAAGCCATCTGATAACAAATGACCCTGCGGGGGTTGGCGGGGGAACCGCTCGACCCCTACAGTCCGTCAACAACTCACGGGACGACGCCAGGGGAGGCGTCGTCGGAGGGCCGTGAGTACGAAAGACCTGCTCGTGGGGGGCGCGGTCGCATGCTACGTCGCCTGCCTGCCGGTCGTGACAGGGTAGGAGCTGGGGGTATGAGGTACGACTACTCGGACTGGCGTGTCCACGCGTACTGCAGGGACAGCGATCCGGACGGTTTGTTCGTGCGGGGAGCCGAACAAAACCGCGCGAAACTGGTCTGCATGGGTTGTCCGGTCCGCACCGAATGTCTCGCGGAAGCGCTGGACAATCGCATCGATTTCGGCGTGTGGGGAGGAATGACGGAACGCGAGCGCCGCGCGTTATTGCGCCGCAGGCCCGAGGTGGTGAGCTGGCGCGACCTGCTCGAATCGGCCAAACAGGACTACGAACCCGCGCAGCGCGTCTCCTGACGCCTGGCGGACAGGTCAGGGTGCGTCACGCGCCCGCGAGGCGGTTGCCGACGTCGCGAAGCCCCGTGAGGTCGTGAACGTCGCTTGGCAGCGCCGGCACCTTGCTCACCGGAACGTGAGGGTGCGCCTTCGTGAAACGCGCGAGCAGGCGCTCCTCACGTTTCGACATCTCGACGCGGTCGGCGTGCAGGCGCAGTACGGCAGCCGCGAGTTCGGCGTCATCGGTGCCCGCACTTCTGCGTTCGAGTGCTTCCGCGGCCGCGAGCGCGTCGATGGCCGACAGCTTCGCGAGCACCGGGTGCGTCCGGTTCGCGACGAGCCCGGCGAGCGGCATCGACTCGGTGGACAACCGTTCGACGAAGTAGCTGGCCTCCCGCAGCGCGTCGGGTTCCGGCGCGGCCACCACGAGAAACGCCGTGCCCTTCGACCGCAGCAGCTCGGCGGTCTTGCCCGCGCGCTCCCTGAACCCGCCGAAGGTCGAGTCGAAAGCCTGCATGAACGCCGACGCGTCGGCGAGCAGTTGCCCGCCGAGGATCGTGGAAACCGCCTTGGCGAACATCGAGAACCCGGCACTCACGACCTTGCGAAGGCCCCAGCTGCCCGCACGGGCCGGCGTGGTCAGCAGCCGGATCATGCGGCCGTCGAGCGCGGCCGACAACCGTGTCGGCGCGTCGAGGAAGTCCAGCGCCGAACGGCTCGGAGGTGTGTCAACGACGATGAGGTCCCAATCCCCCGTGGCCGCGAGCTGCCCCAGCTTCTCCATCGCCATGTACTCCTGCGTCCCGGAGAACGACGTGGAGATCGTCTGGTAGAAGGGGTTGCCGAGCAGTTGCTCCGCCCGTTCCGGCCCCGCGTGCCTTCGCACCATGTCGTCGAAGGTGCGGCGCATGTCGAGCATCATGGCCCACAGCTCGCCCTTCGGCTCGAACCCGGCGACCTCGACCTTCCTCGGGTGGTTGCCGAGTTCACGCAGGCCGAGTGCCTGCGCGAGCCTGCGAGCGGGGTCGATGGTCAGTACCACGGTCTGCCGCCCCCGCTCGGCGGCCCTCAGGGCGAGCGCGGCCGCGGTGGTGGTCTTCCCTACGCCACCGGAACCGCAGCAGACGACCACCCTCGTCTCGGTGTCGTCGAGCAGGCTGTCGATGTCGAGCTGGTCGGTCACAGGCGTACTCCCTGGTCCACCAGTGCGTCGGCGAGTTCGTAGAGTCCCGCGACGTCCACCCCGCCTGGCTGGTCGGCGAGGCGCAGGGTGGGTAGATCGGCCTCGGAAAGCTGCTCCGACGAGCGCTGCTCGGCTGCGATCCCGACGGCGTGCTCGACGGTTTCGGTCACCAGCGCCTCCACGGTGGCGTCGGAGAGGTCGAGCCCTGCCGAGGTGAGCCCTGCCCTCACTCCCGCCACGTCCACGTGCCCTTCCGCGGCGGGGAACAACGAGCGCGCGGGCAGGCGCGGCGGGCGGACCCTGTTCACCAGCACGGCGCCGGGCCGCAGGTCGGCGCCGTCGAGTTCGGCCACCGCGTCGAGCGTCTCCCGCACCGGCATCTCCTCCAGCAGGGTCACGATGTGGACGGCCGTCTCACCGGAGTGCAGGAGGCGCACGACACCCTCGGCCTGGCCTCGGATGGGGCCGGTCTTCGCTACGTCGGTGAGTGCCTTGGTGACGTCGAGGAACTTCACCACTCTCCCTGTGGGCGGCGCATCGACGACGACGGCGTCGTAGACGTGCCTTCCGTCGGAATCCGTGCGCCCGACGCACTCCTTGATCTTGCCGGTGAGCAGGACGTCGCGCAGTCCGGGAGCGAGTGTGGTGGCGAACTCGATGGCGCCCATCCTGCGCAGCGTCCGGCCCGCGAAACCGAGGTTGTAGAACATCTCGAAATATTCGAGCAGTGCCGCCTCGACATCGACGTGCAGGGCGCGGACCTCGCCACCCCCTGGCGCCGACGCGATGCGCTGCTCGGCGTACGGCAGTGGCTCGGTATCGAAGACCTGGGCGAAGCCCTGTCTGCCCTCGACCTCCACGAGCAGCACCCTGCGCCCGCCTCTGGCGAGCGCGAGACCGAGGGAGGCCGCGAGCGTCGTCTTGCCGGTTCCGCCCTTCCCGGTGACAAAGTGCAGCCGGGTCCGAGCGAGTTCGTCGGTCCAGCCTGACAGGGGAGTCACATTCCGAAGCGTATCCGCAAATCGGCGCGGCCCGGTCAGCTCGCGAGTGCGAGGACGCTCACGGTGAGCGCGACCGCACCGGAAAGTACCCAGGTCACGACGACAGGCAGCACCGTCAGCGTGAGTACCGCCG comes from Saccharomonospora xinjiangensis XJ-54 and encodes:
- a CDS encoding prolyl oligopeptidase family serine peptidase — its product is MSTQHPSPRIPETLFGEPEPEARWRARFSAARVSLPDWAIDAPDASLYVSNASGVWEIYAWDRARDTHRKVTDRPNGTVHGELSPDGGWIWWFDDTDGDEFGTWVREPFGGGAAPEPALPDVPAGYPAGLEIGHRLCAAGVSSDDGSALYLHRDGVTERFYASEHDAEVAALSRDERLVAIGHSEHGDSRHPALRVLACDGFGVVAEKWDGEGKGLTALAFSPRKGDARLLVQHERHDREELLIWDVESDTETELDIDLPGELTGDWYPGAEALLIAQFDKGRTRLYRYDLAGEGGAAALTSLDSRPGYVGGAAVRPDGAVEYSWSNAAEPPLVRVREVSGEDRVLITPPGERAPGSHPVADEFVPGPGGEIHALVSVPERSGRPSEGPLPTAFLLHGGPHAADEDRFSAYRAVWLDAGFAVVEVNYRGSTGYGSAWRDAIEGRPGLTELEDVAAVHDWAVESGLADSARCVVAGASWGGYLTLLALGTQPERWAAGVAGVPVADYVAAYADEMEPLRAFDRALFGGAPSDVPEVYEKCSPITYVDAVMAPVLVLAGDNDPRCPIRQIENYLDRLAQRGADYAFYRYDAGHGSLVVAETVKQVAIEVDFARRAVGLA
- a CDS encoding class I SAM-dependent methyltransferase; translated protein: MSEGQAGHANFVLPLLRPGMRVLAVGCVPRRGRGDGRLVASLGTATHPLHVVGLDTNVDGLRAARRASELAAVSTTDFAASRASELAVRSESFDVVYAHAVLDRVPEPAVVLAEFARVLTPGGLLALSTPDWGRTRVKPRTANVDAALRGWSMLRRREGGDPAAGRHVEDWVRQAGFRDIRSRARFHGGADYRQLARTIESELGEALRGSGESMDPQLASAARSAWMWVRGGQGEVSQCWVETVAVR
- a CDS encoding metallophosphoesterase, which translates into the protein MKRLVTGTAALAAATLGYAVGIERRHWTLRTAELPVLAAGARPLRVLHVSDLHMLPNQKSKQQWVAELDRLDPDLVVNTGDNLAHPQAVPSVLRALGPLLQRPGLFVFGSNDYYAPKPKNPARYLMPKGKKKRVHGAHLPWRDLRAAFIEHGWLDLTHVRRTLAVAGQRVFAAGVDDPHLRRDRYTDITGTPDRGAVLRLGVTHSPEPRVLDSFAADGYDLVLAGHTHGGQLRVPGIGALVTNCELDRSRARGVSRWGADMWLHVSAGLGTSPYAPARFACPPEASLLTLVPRESRSPSAESAARRRAASNVR
- a CDS encoding transglycosylase domain-containing protein; translated protein: MSIRSGLFKLLGLCLLAGVLVAGIMFPVVGAAGVISNQASETVDAMSSDLADEPPPLVTTLTDREGKPFATLYKQYRIPTTSDQISDAMKWAIISVEDRRFYDHHGVDWKGTLRAAISNTSGGDTQGASTLTQQYVKNYLINVTYRGDELGQQKAQEASIARKLKEARIAIQLETKLTKEEILTGYLNVVEFSRQIYGVGAAAQAYFGTTADKLTVPQSAMLAAMVNNPAVLDPWNNPEKAKERRNFVLDKMVENRKLDPADAEEIKQEPLGVVPGGPNKPASTCVSADPEFGFFCQYVEDHLVDDLGMDKEDLYTGGYVIRTTMDREATLKAKAAAEAEVRKEEPNVANTLSLVKPGKERHEVIALVANKDYGTDAEAGQTVYGLPYEVFNVTGAGSSFKIFTAAAALEQKKVGIYDTVPVPNFHVSPVFNWGGEHCPLRPGTNIRTYCVKNASDGGDTSMSLQDALAQSPNTTFVILEEMTGMDHVVEMAEKLGLRKTMASSAANGDEPDPDHDRADFRMAQKEFYGPNELAPQGRGMFTLGASPVSGLEMANVAATIMSGGVWCSPTPVLEVNDRAGRPFPVKEPACEQVISEGLANTLAVGMSKDTVTGGTAAQAASSVGWDRPMIGKTGTTQFQGSAAFVGATPQLAGAAMVFRPDIPYGGLTYGGAGNVHATVNGNMFGGKTPAHTWFRAMKPIMEGMPVEPLPQPDPAYTNIR
- a CDS encoding WhiB family transcriptional regulator, whose protein sequence is MRYDYSDWRVHAYCRDSDPDGLFVRGAEQNRAKLVCMGCPVRTECLAEALDNRIDFGVWGGMTERERRALLRRRPEVVSWRDLLESAKQDYEPAQRVS
- a CDS encoding ArsA family ATPase codes for the protein MTDQLDIDSLLDDTETRVVVCCGSGGVGKTTTAAALALRAAERGRQTVVLTIDPARRLAQALGLRELGNHPRKVEVAGFEPKGELWAMMLDMRRTFDDMVRRHAGPERAEQLLGNPFYQTISTSFSGTQEYMAMEKLGQLAATGDWDLIVVDTPPSRSALDFLDAPTRLSAALDGRMIRLLTTPARAGSWGLRKVVSAGFSMFAKAVSTILGGQLLADASAFMQAFDSTFGGFRERAGKTAELLRSKGTAFLVVAAPEPDALREASYFVERLSTESMPLAGLVANRTHPVLAKLSAIDALAAAEALERRSAGTDDAELAAAVLRLHADRVEMSKREERLLARFTKAHPHVPVSKVPALPSDVHDLTGLRDVGNRLAGA
- a CDS encoding ArsA-related P-loop ATPase, whose protein sequence is MTPLSGWTDELARTRLHFVTGKGGTGKTTLAASLGLALARGGRRVLLVEVEGRQGFAQVFDTEPLPYAEQRIASAPGGGEVRALHVDVEAALLEYFEMFYNLGFAGRTLRRMGAIEFATTLAPGLRDVLLTGKIKECVGRTDSDGRHVYDAVVVDAPPTGRVVKFLDVTKALTDVAKTGPIRGQAEGVVRLLHSGETAVHIVTLLEEMPVRETLDAVAELDGADLRPGAVLVNRVRPPRLPARSLFPAAEGHVDVAGVRAGLTSAGLDLSDATVEALVTETVEHAVGIAAEQRSSEQLSEADLPTLRLADQPGGVDVAGLYELADALVDQGVRL